Proteins encoded by one window of Micromonospora coxensis:
- a CDS encoding low temperature requirement protein A gives MGRRRGGARDLLERREKVRQANFLELFVDLVLVFALSGVVGRVVRDITAESPVVRWRSLVYLLVLSMPLIWLWITTAHITSWFDPRRRKIQWVVLASAFGLLVMASALPGAFVDRGWAYVVPYVALHCLRPLVLLPSVAGHALRDLYLRSLPWCAGVGILWFVGATTAGGARAVLWALAVTIDIVAAQLRWPLPGRPRPPVSAWAMDSGHHLPERYQQLLMIALGETVLAAGVTFTNQTITPATSAGLVVAYLSTVLLWRIYFYRSGQVLADAVAAATDRLAAGRATGIAHVVMVIGIVTTAVGYEIVLTHPGDPPEQAWLAVILGGPALFLYGRIRLERVVFDRLSLRRVVAIATLAVASVPLYFAPPLAAAVVAALVLTGVALADAQHAAGRPPEAPSPAH, from the coding sequence ATGGGGCGTCGGAGAGGGGGAGCGCGGGACCTGCTGGAACGCCGGGAGAAGGTGCGGCAGGCGAACTTCCTGGAACTCTTCGTCGACCTGGTGCTCGTGTTCGCCCTCTCCGGGGTGGTGGGCCGCGTCGTGCGGGACATCACCGCCGAGTCGCCGGTCGTGCGGTGGCGTTCCCTGGTGTACCTGCTGGTGCTGTCCATGCCGCTGATCTGGTTGTGGATCACCACGGCACACATCACCAGCTGGTTCGACCCTCGCCGCCGCAAGATCCAATGGGTGGTGCTGGCCAGCGCGTTCGGTCTGCTGGTCATGGCCTCCGCGTTGCCGGGCGCGTTCGTCGACCGGGGGTGGGCGTACGTGGTCCCGTACGTGGCCCTGCACTGCCTGCGTCCGCTGGTCCTGCTGCCCAGTGTGGCCGGACACGCTCTGCGCGACCTGTACCTGCGGTCGCTGCCCTGGTGCGCGGGCGTGGGCATCCTCTGGTTCGTCGGCGCGACCACCGCCGGCGGCGCCCGCGCCGTCCTGTGGGCGCTCGCCGTGACGATCGACATCGTCGCCGCCCAGCTGCGGTGGCCGCTGCCGGGCAGACCCCGCCCGCCGGTCAGCGCCTGGGCCATGGACAGCGGACACCACCTGCCCGAGCGCTACCAGCAGCTGCTGATGATCGCCCTCGGCGAGACCGTCCTGGCCGCCGGGGTCACCTTCACCAACCAGACGATCACCCCGGCGACCTCGGCGGGGCTGGTGGTGGCGTACCTGTCCACGGTCCTGCTCTGGCGCATCTACTTCTACCGCTCCGGGCAGGTCCTCGCCGACGCCGTCGCCGCCGCGACGGACCGGCTGGCCGCCGGGCGTGCCACCGGCATCGCCCACGTCGTCATGGTCATCGGCATCGTCACCACCGCGGTCGGCTACGAGATCGTGCTCACCCACCCCGGCGATCCGCCCGAACAGGCGTGGCTGGCGGTGATCCTCGGCGGGCCGGCGCTGTTCCTCTACGGCCGTATCCGCCTGGAACGGGTCGTGTTCGACCGGCTGTCGTTGCGGCGGGTGGTCGCCATCGCCACCCTGGCCGTCGCGTCCGTGCCGCTGTACTTCGCCCCGCCGCTGGCCGCCGCGGTGGTGGCCGCGCTCGTGCTGACCGGCGTCGCGCTCGCCGACGCCCAGCACGCCGCCGGCCGACCGCCCGAGGCCCCCTCCCCGGCGCACTGA
- a CDS encoding AfsR/SARP family transcriptional regulator, translating to MTEPSTLWCAVLGPLLVQVGPAPLSLPGKRQQALLAALALQPRVHLPARALSARVWPDESDPPDAALHVLVHRVRRRLAAADPGAARLLRHSARGYLLDLPPGGSDLDTFRDHARRARTAGVDHPALAAEHARRAVELVRGEPGQELWPDPQRWPEVRAVGEEITEVRRIGLQARLRTGDHLAVLSELTALAQREPLTEWIHDLLLRALYLAGRQHEAVTAYARFRAAVAAELGLSPGPGISATYRMVLGHHPALLPAGPPTAHPGRAPGPGVGPRATVTDSPLRDSMRALDRAGDFAAAQGGYDQAVDCYRSLLGLQAEPAERARILLRLGEARYHASGTGHEELAGAAAIFHRDGDLSRAAEALSWRARARWLIPDDADPVGPQLARILDLVDPRRPGPAGTAALVNACGLLAVTGQPRAARRAGLLGLAWARRLALTPLDLRARSNLAMIAVDDGDLGAVDELAAVLAAYRSRGVWVPPALLVTLADAEERAGLLSAARAHRSAAMRVTRSRGATADLAWLEAEQIRESFHRGRWQEATDSARAFLAGPQQEHRMAGEVHLVVGRIAATRGDLSSALRHADAAVRLARRGGGRSTLGPALTLRLHLAVLTGQPAARVRALRDEVLGTIEGRSLTASFGAQLPLALAAAGLRTADLAGHRPADSAWRDALDAVLAGEPDRARERYERLGSSGDARQVAGAFPA from the coding sequence ATGACGGAACCGTCGACGCTGTGGTGCGCCGTTCTGGGTCCGCTGCTGGTCCAGGTCGGCCCGGCACCCCTGAGCCTGCCGGGCAAGCGCCAACAGGCCCTCCTGGCAGCCCTCGCCCTGCAACCGAGGGTCCACCTGCCCGCGAGAGCGCTGTCCGCCCGGGTCTGGCCCGACGAGAGCGACCCCCCGGACGCGGCGCTGCACGTGCTGGTGCACCGGGTGCGTCGGCGGCTCGCGGCGGCGGATCCCGGGGCGGCACGACTGCTCCGCCACTCCGCCCGCGGCTACCTGCTCGACCTGCCTCCCGGCGGCAGCGACCTGGACACCTTCCGCGACCACGCCCGGCGGGCCCGCACGGCGGGGGTGGACCATCCGGCCCTGGCGGCCGAACACGCGCGCCGCGCGGTGGAGCTGGTCCGTGGCGAGCCGGGTCAGGAGCTGTGGCCGGACCCGCAGCGCTGGCCGGAGGTGCGGGCGGTGGGTGAGGAGATCACCGAGGTACGCCGGATCGGGCTGCAGGCGCGGCTGCGTACCGGTGACCATCTCGCCGTGCTGTCCGAGCTGACCGCCCTGGCCCAGCGTGAACCCCTCACCGAATGGATCCACGACCTGCTCCTCAGGGCCCTGTACCTGGCCGGGCGGCAGCACGAAGCGGTCACGGCGTACGCCCGCTTCCGGGCCGCGGTCGCCGCCGAGCTGGGTCTGAGCCCCGGACCCGGGATCAGCGCCACCTATCGGATGGTCCTCGGCCACCATCCGGCGCTGCTGCCGGCCGGCCCACCCACCGCCCACCCGGGCAGGGCGCCGGGTCCCGGGGTGGGCCCCCGGGCGACGGTCACCGACTCCCCGCTGCGCGACAGCATGCGGGCGCTGGACCGGGCCGGTGACTTCGCCGCCGCGCAGGGCGGCTACGACCAGGCCGTCGACTGCTATCGGAGCCTGCTCGGCCTGCAGGCCGAACCGGCCGAGCGGGCCCGGATCCTGCTGCGCCTGGGCGAGGCCCGATACCACGCCTCCGGCACCGGGCACGAGGAGCTGGCCGGGGCCGCCGCGATCTTCCACCGCGACGGTGACCTGTCACGGGCGGCGGAGGCCCTGTCCTGGCGAGCCCGCGCCCGGTGGCTCATCCCCGACGACGCCGACCCGGTCGGCCCGCAACTGGCCCGGATCCTCGACCTCGTCGATCCTCGCCGGCCCGGACCGGCCGGTACGGCCGCGCTGGTCAACGCCTGCGGCCTGCTCGCCGTGACCGGCCAGCCGCGGGCCGCCCGGCGGGCCGGACTGCTCGGCCTGGCCTGGGCACGCCGCCTGGCGCTCACGCCGCTGGACCTGCGGGCGCGCAGCAACCTGGCGATGATCGCCGTGGACGACGGTGACCTGGGCGCGGTGGACGAGCTCGCCGCCGTCCTGGCCGCCTACCGGTCGCGGGGGGTCTGGGTGCCGCCGGCGCTGCTGGTGACCCTCGCCGACGCCGAGGAGCGGGCGGGGCTGCTCAGCGCGGCCCGGGCGCACCGCTCGGCGGCGATGCGGGTGACCCGGTCGCGGGGCGCCACCGCCGACCTCGCCTGGCTGGAGGCCGAACAGATCCGGGAGTCCTTCCATCGCGGCCGGTGGCAGGAGGCGACGGACTCGGCCCGGGCGTTCCTGGCCGGCCCGCAGCAGGAGCACCGCATGGCCGGGGAGGTGCACCTCGTGGTGGGCCGCATCGCCGCCACCCGGGGCGACCTGTCCTCCGCCCTGCGGCACGCCGACGCCGCGGTGCGGCTGGCCCGCCGTGGTGGCGGCCGGTCCACCCTCGGCCCCGCGTTGACGCTGCGCCTGCACCTCGCCGTGCTCACGGGCCAGCCGGCGGCGCGCGTGCGGGCACTGCGCGACGAGGTGCTGGGCACGATCGAGGGACGGTCGCTGACCGCGAGCTTCGGCGCTCAACTGCCCCTGGCGCTCGCCGCCGCCGGGCTGCGCACCGCCGACCTCGCCGGACACCGACCGGCGGACTCCGCCTGGCGGGACGCCCTGGACGCCGTGCTGGCCGGGGAGCCGGACCGGGCCCGTGAGCGGTACGAGCGGCTCGGCAGCTCCGGCGACGCGCGGCAGGTCGCCGGGGCCTTCCCGGCCTGA
- a CDS encoding murein hydrolase activator EnvC family protein, with the protein MRRTFLRLLTTVALAVATVGVGSTAVIAPAQAAYGAVKWPATGVITSKVNDRCPGYDNHDGYDIAGNYRSVVSAAYSGSVSFIGTDPGGYGKYVIISHVNGWSTLYAHMDGYVSRMRVGEYFNRGDGIGYMGYTGGVSPPGIGGTHLHFEMLRYNSPQVWNSAGTCGQSVTRNTSIPFDFVGLN; encoded by the coding sequence ATGCGACGTACATTCCTTCGACTGCTCACCACCGTCGCTCTCGCGGTGGCCACGGTGGGCGTCGGCTCGACGGCCGTGATCGCGCCGGCCCAGGCCGCCTACGGCGCGGTCAAGTGGCCCGCCACCGGTGTCATCACCAGCAAGGTCAACGACCGGTGCCCCGGCTACGACAACCACGACGGCTACGACATCGCCGGCAACTACCGGTCGGTGGTGTCGGCCGCCTACAGCGGCAGCGTCAGCTTCATCGGCACCGATCCGGGTGGGTACGGCAAGTACGTGATCATCTCCCACGTCAACGGCTGGAGCACCCTCTACGCGCACATGGACGGCTACGTCTCCCGGATGCGGGTCGGCGAGTACTTCAACCGTGGCGACGGCATCGGCTACATGGGCTACACCGGCGGGGTGTCCCCGCCCGGCATCGGCGGCACCCACCTGCACTTCGAGATGCTGCGCTACAACTCGCCGCAGGTGTGGAACTCGGCCGGCACCTGCGGCCAGAGCGTCACGCGCAACACGTCGATCCCGTTCGACTTCGTCGGCCTGAACTGA
- a CDS encoding alpha/beta fold hydrolase gives MTAVDAVPIVFVHGTRFSAGQWSMQLAALRDEFPVVAVDLPGHGKRSAQPWSLSSATEIIASAVESLDRGPALVVGHSLGGYAALEFARRRPERLRGLVLAGASASTRSPWAAPYRWVAGLVARIPADRLARWNDRLLQRLYPPEVVEATIRSGYAFHTLPAAWDEVLGRFDAGAMRFVEAPVLILNGEKDTVFRAGEADFARAHPHARVEVIPRARHLANFDAPDAFTDAVRRFARQLTAVS, from the coding sequence ATGACGGCAGTGGATGCAGTGCCCATCGTCTTCGTCCACGGCACGCGCTTCAGCGCGGGACAGTGGAGCATGCAACTCGCCGCGCTCCGGGACGAATTCCCGGTAGTCGCCGTCGACCTGCCCGGCCACGGGAAGCGCTCGGCGCAGCCCTGGAGCCTGAGCAGCGCGACCGAGATCATCGCCTCCGCGGTGGAGTCGCTCGACCGCGGGCCGGCTCTGGTCGTCGGGCACTCGCTCGGCGGATACGCCGCGCTGGAGTTCGCACGGCGTCGCCCGGAGAGATTGCGCGGGCTGGTCCTCGCGGGAGCCAGCGCCTCCACCCGCAGCCCCTGGGCCGCGCCGTACCGATGGGTCGCCGGGCTGGTTGCTCGGATACCGGCGGATCGGCTGGCCCGGTGGAACGACCGGTTGCTGCAGCGGCTCTACCCGCCGGAGGTGGTGGAGGCGACCATCCGTTCCGGCTACGCCTTCCATACCCTGCCCGCAGCCTGGGACGAGGTACTGGGACGCTTCGACGCGGGTGCGATGCGCTTCGTGGAGGCTCCGGTACTGATCCTCAACGGCGAGAAGGACACCGTGTTCCGGGCCGGTGAGGCGGACTTCGCCCGCGCACATCCCCACGCCCGCGTCGAGGTGATCCCGCGAGCGAGACATCTCGCGAACTTCGACGCCCCGGACGCCTTCACTGATGCCGTCCGCCGCTTCGCTCGGCAGCTCACTGCCGTCAGCTGA